The DNA window GTATGCTTCGGCATTTGTTTTGGCTTTTATATTGTTGTAAAGAACCCCTCCCATTCCAAAGGAGATGTTTTTATCAATAACTGCTACTTTTGAACCATTTTCCAGAACTTGTTTAATTTCTTCTCGGGGAAATGGTCGGAATACTCTAATTTTTAAGAGCCCTACTTTTTCTCCTTCATCTCTAAGGCTGTCTATTACATCTTTTATAGTACCACAAAGAGACCCCATGGCTACAATTATAATTTCGGCATCGTCACATTTGTATTTTTCAACAAGATCATATTTTCTGCCAAATATTTCAGCAAACTCCTGATTAGCTTGAACCATGACTTCTTTTGATTTTTCCATGGCCACTTCTATAGCGTAACGAGCTTCCATGTAATAATCAGGATCTGTGAAAGTACCAATGGACATGGGGTTTTCAGTGTCAAGGAAGGCATATGGCTTGTATGGGGGTAAGTATCGATCTACATCTTCTGCACTGGGTACTTCCAATGGTTCTACCGTATGTGTTAGGAAATATCCGTCAATACAAACCATGCAAGGTAAAAGAACATCACGATCTTCAGCAACCCGGTAAGCTATCAAAACAGCGTCTAATGCTTCCTGAGCGTTTTCTGCATATATTTGTAGCCATCCAGAGTCACGTTCGGATATGGTATCTTGTTGATCGTTCCATATGCTTAGTGGTGCTGATAGAGCTCGGTTAGCATCTACCAGAACAATGGGGCTCCTCATACCTGCTGCAGCAAAGAGGATTTCGTGCATTAATGCCAAACCCTGGGAGGAAGTTGCAGTGAAAACTCGAACTCCAGCTCCGGAAGCGCCTAACGCGGCACTAATAGCACTGTGTTCTGATTCTACCCTTATATATTCAGATTTAAGATCGCCATCTGCCACGAACTGGGCTAAATATTCAGATATTGTTGTTTGAGGAGTTATGGGATAAACAGGAATTACTTGTGGTTTTGCCAGTTTAACAGCTTCTGCAACGGCCCTGTTGGAAGTAAAAACTTTTTTAACCATATTATCCTCTCTCCATTTTTATTGCTTCGACTGGGCATTCTTCAGCACATATGCCGCAGCCTTTACAGTAGTCGTAATCTATGTCATAATCCTTGTTAATGCATCCTTCAGGGCAGAAAAGAACACAGTTTTCACAGTCAATACATTTTTCTTTGTCCAAAATTGGTTTAAATGTTCTCCAGCTCCCGGTTTTGTTATTTCGTGAGCTGCCAGGTTCTTTGACACATGCTCCAATTGTTACCATTAAATCACCTTTATAATTATTATTTCACCTTTTCAAAGGCAATTTTAGCTGCTTCAGCATTTTTCTCCCCAATTTTGCCGGGGAAAGTTTCTTTTATAATTTTAATTATTGAATCTAAAGATACTCCGCCAATTACTTTGGCAAAG is part of the Methanobacterium sp. genome and encodes:
- a CDS encoding 4Fe-4S binding protein, producing the protein MVTIGACVKEPGSSRNNKTGSWRTFKPILDKEKCIDCENCVLFCPEGCINKDYDIDYDYCKGCGICAEECPVEAIKMERG
- the porA gene encoding pyruvate ferredoxin oxidoreductase, encoding MVKKVFTSNRAVAEAVKLAKPQVIPVYPITPQTTISEYLAQFVADGDLKSEYIRVESEHSAISAALGASGAGVRVFTATSSQGLALMHEILFAAAGMRSPIVLVDANRALSAPLSIWNDQQDTISERDSGWLQIYAENAQEALDAVLIAYRVAEDRDVLLPCMVCIDGYFLTHTVEPLEVPSAEDVDRYLPPYKPYAFLDTENPMSIGTFTDPDYYMEARYAIEVAMEKSKEVMVQANQEFAEIFGRKYDLVEKYKCDDAEIIIVAMGSLCGTIKDVIDSLRDEGEKVGLLKIRVFRPFPREEIKQVLENGSKVAVIDKNISFGMGGVLYNNIKAKTNAEAYGFIAGLGGRDITTEYVREIVEKTKNPTREIEWIGLKTEEV
- a CDS encoding pyruvate ferredoxin oxidoreductase, whose translation is FAKVIGGVSLDSIIKIIKETFPGKIGEKNAEAAKIAFEKVK